The Herbaspirillum sp. RTI4 genome has a segment encoding these proteins:
- a CDS encoding methylglyoxal synthase translates to MLSNPPRYRIGLAANRAHQDDTNSALVRLFHGGGQAAIETWLQPELIVVGRTLDAMRNHGLLQDYAAIERFPYGREGGLMRLVSRIVDTDPARSLDAMIYLMDPVDPSSNFPEALALKRQCVVHGKPFLSTLAGAREWLELEAIAAGALPDPTLDASFDFANESIALIAHDAMKTSMLALAEKHFDLLDQFAMRYATGTTGGLLNKLAQKIKGEDAGRHWVKPFLSGPLGGDAQIAELILDRQCRRVLFLEDPHVARQHEADIQLLERAARTVTDYASCSSEAKGVERWLSLMALRGRRAAGMALG, encoded by the coding sequence ATGCTCTCGAATCCTCCCCGTTACCGGATCGGCCTGGCGGCCAACCGGGCTCATCAGGATGACACTAATTCCGCGCTGGTGCGCCTGTTTCATGGCGGTGGTCAGGCGGCCATCGAAACCTGGCTCCAACCGGAATTAATTGTCGTTGGCAGGACCCTGGATGCGATGCGCAACCACGGCTTGCTGCAAGACTATGCCGCCATCGAACGCTTCCCCTATGGGCGCGAAGGCGGCCTGATGCGTCTGGTCTCGCGCATCGTCGATACCGACCCCGCCCGCTCGCTGGACGCCATGATTTACCTGATGGACCCGGTTGACCCCTCCTCCAATTTTCCCGAAGCGCTGGCGCTTAAACGTCAATGCGTGGTGCATGGCAAGCCCTTTCTGTCTACTCTCGCTGGCGCGCGCGAGTGGTTGGAACTGGAAGCCATCGCCGCCGGCGCCCTGCCCGACCCCACACTCGACGCTAGCTTCGATTTCGCCAATGAAAGCATTGCCCTGATTGCGCATGACGCGATGAAAACCAGCATGCTGGCGCTGGCAGAAAAACATTTCGATTTGCTCGATCAGTTCGCCATGCGCTACGCGACCGGCACTACCGGCGGCCTACTCAACAAGCTGGCGCAAAAAATCAAAGGCGAAGACGCCGGACGCCACTGGGTAAAACCTTTCCTCAGCGGCCCTTTGGGCGGCGATGCGCAAATTGCCGAGCTGATTCTGGACCGACAATGCCGCCGCGTCCTGTTTTTGGAAGATCCGCATGTGGCGCGCCAGCATGAAGCAGATATTCAATTGCTGGAACGCGCCGCCCGCACCGTTACCGACTATGCTTCGTGCAGTAGCGAAGCCAAGGGGGTAGAACGCTGGTTGAGTTTGATGGCTTTGCGCGGTCGGCGGGCAGCAGGTATGGCTCTCGGCTAA
- a CDS encoding DJ-1/PfpI family protein: MTAKKIVFLTGDFAEDYETMVPFQALQMVGHTVHAVCPGKKSGDKIKTAIHDFEGDQTYTEKPGHLFALNADFDAINVAHYDALMIAGGRAPEYLRLNPRVIEIVREFAAAGKPIAAVCHGAQLLAAADVIRGKRIAAYPACAPEVQLAGAVYADITVTDSVTDGNFVTSPAWPAHPKWLAQFLVVLGTKITL; this comes from the coding sequence ATGACAGCTAAAAAGATCGTATTTCTGACGGGCGATTTTGCAGAAGACTATGAAACCATGGTGCCGTTTCAGGCCTTGCAGATGGTTGGCCACACCGTGCATGCCGTCTGTCCCGGCAAGAAAAGCGGCGACAAGATCAAGACGGCGATCCATGATTTTGAAGGCGATCAGACTTATACCGAAAAGCCGGGCCATCTGTTTGCGCTCAATGCCGACTTCGACGCGATCAACGTCGCCCATTACGATGCCCTGATGATTGCCGGCGGGCGCGCACCGGAATATCTGCGACTGAACCCGCGTGTGATTGAAATCGTGCGTGAGTTCGCTGCCGCAGGAAAACCGATCGCCGCTGTCTGCCACGGCGCGCAACTGCTGGCCGCTGCCGATGTGATTCGCGGCAAACGCATCGCCGCTTACCCTGCTTGCGCTCCTGAGGTGCAGTTGGCCGGCGCGGTATACGCCGACATCACCGTGACCGACTCCGTCACCGACGGCAACTTCGTCACTTCGCCTGCCTGGCCTGCGCATCCGAAATGGCTGGCGCAATTCCTGGTCGTGCTCGGGACCAAAATTACGCTTTAA
- the denD gene encoding D-erythronate dehydrogenase, giving the protein MKVLVTGGAGFLGQRLARQLLSRGSLPNSLGVQETISQLILLDVVPAHDFGDARVRVVTGDIADGALMRQVIDAETTSIFHLAAIVSGQAEADFDLGMRINLDASRLLLDVCRERGHVPKVVFTSSVAVYGGALPDVVQDHTALSPQSSYGAQKAIGELLLNDYSRRGFVDGRVLRLPTISVRPGKPNKAASSFASGIIREPLNGENAVCPVSPELRLWLLSPRCAIESLIAGHALSAQSLGASRTINLPGVSVSVGEMVAALEKVAGAEVAARIRFAPDPAVERIVKSWPGAWDVTRAKALGLSADASFEAIVRAYVEEELPR; this is encoded by the coding sequence ATGAAAGTACTCGTTACCGGCGGTGCCGGATTTCTGGGGCAGCGTTTAGCCAGGCAATTACTGTCACGCGGCAGTTTGCCGAATTCTCTCGGCGTGCAGGAAACCATCTCTCAGTTGATATTGCTCGATGTCGTCCCGGCGCATGATTTCGGCGATGCCCGCGTGCGCGTGGTCACCGGCGATATCGCCGATGGCGCATTAATGCGGCAAGTCATCGATGCAGAAACCACGTCGATCTTCCATTTGGCCGCCATCGTCAGCGGTCAGGCAGAAGCCGATTTCGACCTTGGCATGCGCATCAACCTGGATGCCTCGCGCTTGCTGCTGGACGTGTGTCGCGAGCGGGGGCATGTCCCTAAAGTGGTGTTCACCAGTTCGGTCGCGGTGTACGGCGGTGCCTTGCCGGACGTGGTGCAAGACCATACCGCGCTCAGTCCGCAATCGTCTTACGGCGCGCAAAAAGCCATCGGCGAATTGCTGCTCAACGATTACAGCCGACGCGGTTTTGTCGATGGTCGCGTGCTGCGTCTGCCGACCATCAGCGTGCGTCCCGGCAAACCGAACAAGGCCGCTTCGTCCTTTGCCAGCGGCATTATCCGCGAACCACTCAATGGCGAAAACGCCGTCTGTCCGGTGTCGCCGGAATTGCGTTTGTGGCTCTTGTCGCCGCGCTGCGCCATCGAATCGCTGATTGCCGGCCATGCCTTATCAGCGCAATCGCTGGGCGCATCGCGTACTATTAATTTGCCCGGCGTCTCGGTCAGTGTGGGCGAGATGGTTGCCGCGCTGGAAAAAGTGGCCGGTGCAGAAGTCGCCGCACGCATCCGCTTTGCGCCTGACCCGGCGGTAGAACGGATCGTCAAGAGCTGGCCCGGCGCATGGGACGTCACGCGGGCGAAGGCGCTGGGATTGTCGGCCGACGCCAGTTTCGAGGCGATTGTCCGGGCTTACGTGGAAGAAGAACTGCCGCGCTAA
- the otnI gene encoding 2-oxo-tetronate isomerase yields the protein MPQFAANLSMMFNEVAFPQRFAAAAAAGFKAVEFLFPYAHSPQEVAGWLKENQLQNVLFNLPPGDWDAGERGIAALPGREEEFRAGVAKGITYALAMGTPRVHMMAGLIPAGAEVSVYREVYLRNMRYAAQEVGKHGLKLLLEPINGRDMPGYFLNSQAQAHALREEGGEANVLVQMDFYHAQIVEGDLATTFKKHFDGIGHVQIASVPSRNEPDDGEVNYAYLFRLLDEMGYEGWIGCEYRPRGRTEDGLGWLKAAETASIPASTRTSGA from the coding sequence ATGCCACAATTTGCTGCCAATCTGAGCATGATGTTCAACGAGGTCGCCTTTCCGCAACGCTTTGCTGCCGCCGCTGCGGCCGGTTTCAAAGCCGTTGAATTTCTGTTTCCCTACGCACATTCGCCACAAGAAGTCGCCGGCTGGTTGAAGGAAAACCAGCTGCAAAACGTGCTGTTCAATTTGCCGCCCGGCGATTGGGATGCCGGCGAACGCGGCATTGCCGCCTTGCCAGGTCGCGAAGAAGAATTCCGCGCCGGTGTCGCTAAAGGCATTACTTACGCGCTGGCAATGGGTACGCCGCGCGTGCACATGATGGCCGGGCTGATTCCCGCCGGTGCAGAGGTCTCCGTCTATCGCGAGGTGTATCTGCGCAACATGCGCTATGCGGCGCAGGAAGTCGGCAAGCATGGCTTAAAGCTGCTGCTGGAGCCCATCAATGGACGTGACATGCCCGGCTATTTCCTCAATTCACAAGCGCAGGCACATGCCTTGCGCGAAGAAGGCGGCGAAGCCAACGTCCTGGTGCAAATGGATTTTTACCATGCGCAAATCGTGGAAGGCGATCTGGCCACGACCTTCAAGAAACACTTTGATGGCATCGGCCACGTCCAGATTGCCAGCGTACCCAGTCGCAATGAACCGGACGATGGCGAAGTCAATTACGCCTACCTGTTCCGCTTGCTCGACGAGATGGGATACGAGGGCTGGATCGGCTGTGAATACCGCCCACGCGGACGTACCGAAGACGGTCTCGGCTGGCTCAAGGCCGCTGAAACCGCGTCTATCCCAGCATCGACCCGCACCTCAGGAGCATGA
- the otnC gene encoding 3-oxo-tetronate 4-phosphate decarboxylase, with protein MSAAIHANPEEARQREQIVEFGSSLFARGLTAGSSGNLSVRLDDGWLLTPTNASLGRLDPARLSKLDWEGRLLSGEAPSKEAFLHHAMYQQRSGAGAIVHLHSTHSAAVSCMCGLNHEDCIPPLTPYFVMKIGRLPLVPYHRPGDPALAGAIGALVGKHSAVLLANHGPVVSGSTLEAAVYAAEELEETAKLFLLLRDVPTRPLDAAQIDELKSTFGLDL; from the coding sequence ATGAGCGCCGCCATCCACGCCAATCCGGAAGAAGCGCGGCAGCGCGAGCAGATCGTCGAATTCGGCAGTTCCCTGTTCGCACGCGGCTTGACGGCCGGTAGCAGCGGCAATCTCAGCGTGCGACTCGATGACGGCTGGTTGCTCACGCCGACCAACGCCAGTCTGGGCCGACTCGATCCGGCGCGTTTGTCCAAACTGGATTGGGAAGGTCGTTTACTCAGCGGTGAAGCGCCGTCGAAAGAAGCCTTCCTGCACCACGCCATGTATCAGCAGCGTAGCGGCGCGGGAGCGATTGTGCATTTGCATTCCACCCATTCGGCTGCCGTTTCCTGCATGTGCGGACTCAATCATGAGGATTGCATCCCGCCGCTGACGCCCTACTTCGTCATGAAAATCGGACGCCTGCCGCTGGTGCCTTACCACCGTCCGGGCGATCCGGCGCTGGCGGGCGCCATCGGTGCGTTGGTCGGTAAGCACTCAGCGGTACTGTTGGCCAATCACGGCCCGGTGGTCTCGGGCAGTACGCTGGAAGCCGCCGTGTATGCCGCCGAAGAACTGGAAGAAACCGCCAAACTATTTTTGCTGCTGCGCGATGTGCCGACCCGCCCGCTCGATGCGGCGCAGATCGATGAACTCAAATCGACCTTCGGCCTCGACCTGTAG
- the otnK gene encoding 3-oxo-tetronate kinase, producing MTVLLGCIADDFTGGTDLAGMLVKAGMRTVQLIGVPTEPLPDDIDAVVIALKSRTNPAADAVAESLAALRYLQEAGCKQFYFKYCSTFDSTPTGNIGPVAEALMQALETDFTIACPAFPANGRTIYKGYLFVGNELLSESGMRNHPLTPMTDASLVRVLQQQVSSPVGLADYTVVEQGAAAISERFAALRAQGCRFAIVDAVSNQDLEAIGEACADLPLITGGSGIALGLPENFRRRGLLKRDDAADRLPATGGLRAVIAGSCSVATQRQVAVMREQAPSFHVDALELARGVEVVAAALDWAREHIEQGPVLVYATSTPETVRAVQTQLGVERAGLLVEEALAAIAQGLVRMGVGQLIVAGGETSGAVVKALGVTGLHIGPEIDPGVPWTVGLQAGGTSPLALALKSGNFGSEDFFLKAWSRLS from the coding sequence ATGACAGTATTACTGGGATGCATTGCCGACGACTTCACCGGCGGCACCGATCTGGCCGGCATGCTGGTCAAGGCCGGGATGCGCACGGTGCAATTGATCGGTGTCCCCACCGAGCCGCTGCCTGACGATATCGACGCGGTCGTGATCGCCCTCAAGTCGCGCACCAATCCGGCCGCCGACGCCGTGGCCGAATCGCTGGCCGCACTGCGCTATCTGCAAGAAGCCGGTTGCAAGCAGTTCTATTTCAAATACTGCTCCACCTTCGACTCCACACCGACCGGCAACATCGGCCCTGTGGCAGAGGCTTTGATGCAGGCGCTGGAGACCGATTTCACCATTGCCTGTCCCGCCTTCCCTGCCAACGGCCGCACCATTTACAAGGGCTATCTGTTTGTCGGCAATGAATTGCTCAGCGAATCCGGTATGCGCAATCATCCGCTCACGCCGATGACCGATGCCAGTCTGGTGCGCGTCTTGCAGCAACAAGTCAGCAGCCCGGTCGGCCTGGCCGATTACACCGTGGTCGAACAAGGCGCCGCCGCCATCAGCGAACGCTTCGCTGCCTTGCGCGCACAGGGTTGCCGCTTCGCCATCGTGGATGCGGTATCGAATCAGGATCTGGAAGCCATCGGCGAAGCCTGCGCCGACTTGCCGCTGATTACCGGCGGCTCGGGCATTGCCTTGGGATTACCGGAAAACTTCCGTCGTCGCGGCTTGCTCAAGCGCGACGATGCGGCAGATCGATTGCCCGCCACCGGCGGCTTGCGTGCCGTGATTGCCGGCAGTTGTTCGGTTGCCACGCAAAGACAAGTCGCCGTCATGCGCGAGCAAGCGCCCTCCTTCCATGTCGATGCGCTGGAACTGGCACGCGGTGTGGAAGTCGTCGCCGCCGCACTTGACTGGGCCAGAGAGCATATTGAACAAGGGCCGGTGCTGGTCTACGCCACGTCCACACCGGAAACCGTGCGTGCCGTACAAACGCAACTGGGCGTCGAGCGCGCTGGTTTGCTGGTGGAAGAAGCACTGGCAGCAATTGCGCAGGGCTTGGTGCGCATGGGCGTCGGTCAATTGATTGTGGCCGGTGGCGAAACTTCCGGCGCGGTGGTCAAGGCGCTAGGCGTGACCGGTTTGCATATCGGGCCGGAAATCGATCCCGGCGTGCCTTGGACAGTGGGCTTGCAGGCCGGCGGCACATCACCGCTGGCGTTGGCGCTGAAGTCAGGCAATTTCGGTAGCGAGGATTTCTTCCTCAAAGCCTGGAGCCGCCTGTCATGA
- the ltnD gene encoding L-threonate dehydrogenase: MTQQINKIGVVGLGAMGMGMARSLVRAGLEVHVCDVRPEAVQALVDAGGHAATSPADLATKVDALLIVVVNAVQTEQVLFGENGAAAHLKPGSVVIASATVAPEFAEALGARLLALGLRFLDAPISGGAAKAASGEMSVMASGDPATFAVCEKLFDAICANLYRLGDAPGQGSKVKMINQLLAGVHIAAAAEAMALGLRAGCDPDALYEVISNSAGSSWMFQNRVPHILKGDYTPLSAVNIFVKDLGIVLDYAKKSVFPLPLSSTAHQMFMQASAAGHGGEDDSAVVKVFPGITLPAAKAD, from the coding sequence ATGACGCAACAAATCAATAAGATCGGCGTAGTTGGCCTGGGCGCAATGGGCATGGGGATGGCGCGATCGCTGGTGCGCGCCGGTCTGGAAGTGCATGTCTGCGACGTGCGACCAGAAGCGGTGCAGGCCCTGGTCGATGCCGGCGGACACGCCGCCACCTCGCCGGCAGATCTGGCGACCAAAGTCGATGCCTTGCTGATCGTGGTCGTCAATGCGGTTCAGACCGAGCAAGTGCTGTTCGGCGAAAACGGCGCAGCGGCGCACCTCAAGCCGGGTTCCGTCGTGATTGCCAGCGCCACCGTCGCACCTGAATTTGCCGAAGCGCTGGGCGCGCGTTTGCTGGCGCTGGGACTGCGTTTTCTTGATGCGCCGATTTCAGGTGGCGCGGCCAAGGCCGCTTCGGGCGAGATGTCGGTTATGGCTTCGGGCGATCCGGCTACCTTCGCCGTGTGCGAAAAACTGTTCGACGCCATTTGCGCCAATCTCTATCGTCTGGGCGATGCGCCGGGGCAAGGCTCGAAAGTCAAAATGATTAATCAGTTGCTGGCCGGCGTGCATATCGCCGCAGCGGCAGAAGCGATGGCGCTCGGTCTGCGGGCCGGTTGCGATCCCGATGCGCTGTATGAAGTCATTTCCAACAGCGCCGGAAGTTCGTGGATGTTCCAGAACCGCGTGCCGCATATCCTCAAGGGCGATTACACCCCCTTGTCGGCGGTCAATATTTTCGTCAAGGATCTGGGCATCGTGCTCGATTACGCCAAGAAAAGCGTGTTTCCCCTGCCGCTGTCGTCGACCGCGCATCAGATGTTCATGCAGGCTTCCGCTGCCGGACATGGCGGCGAGGACGACTCGGCTGTGGTAAAAGTATTCCCCGGCATCACATTGCCCGCCGCTAAAGCAGATTGA
- a CDS encoding MFS transporter — protein MSTSQHPSAGSDRAAASFAKVDEAALYKKVSWRIVPFLMLCYIVAYLDRVNVGFAKLQMLNDLKFSETVFGLGAGVFFLGYFLFEVPSNVILHRVGARIWIARIMLTWAVLSGAFMFVSTPTTFYVMRFLLGLAEAGFFPGIILYLTYWYPAARRARMVCTFMTAIPLAGVIGGPLSGWIMETFSGVHGWTGWQWMFILEAVPAIVLGLIVLVYLDDGIRSAKWLKESEKRFLEERIESDDKAKVAHPSLRAVFADRRVWVMAFIYFCCVMGQYGLTFWMPTLIKTAGVKGLFNIGLFTAIPYSAAVIAMLVLGRSSDKHRERRWHLVVPMLLGAAGLIGSALAGTSNTEVAILCLTIAAAGVLASAPLFWSLPTAFLNGVAAAAGIAAINSVGNLAGFASPYLIGTIKDMTQSTDIAMYVLAAVLVLGSIVVLRVPAKLVNR, from the coding sequence ATGTCGACTTCCCAGCATCCGTCCGCCGGATCGGACCGCGCTGCAGCGAGTTTCGCGAAAGTGGACGAAGCGGCGCTTTACAAGAAAGTCAGCTGGCGCATCGTGCCATTTTTGATGCTGTGTTACATCGTCGCTTATCTGGACCGCGTCAACGTCGGCTTTGCCAAGTTGCAAATGCTCAACGACCTGAAGTTCAGCGAAACCGTCTTCGGACTGGGCGCAGGGGTGTTTTTCCTCGGTTATTTCCTGTTTGAAGTGCCAAGCAACGTCATCCTGCACCGGGTAGGCGCGCGGATCTGGATTGCCCGCATCATGCTGACCTGGGCCGTTTTGTCGGGTGCCTTCATGTTTGTCAGCACACCGACCACTTTCTACGTCATGCGATTCCTGCTGGGTCTGGCCGAAGCGGGTTTCTTTCCCGGCATCATTCTGTATCTGACCTACTGGTACCCTGCCGCCCGTCGCGCACGCATGGTGTGTACTTTCATGACGGCCATTCCTCTGGCGGGCGTGATCGGCGGCCCCTTGTCCGGCTGGATCATGGAAACCTTTTCCGGCGTACACGGCTGGACTGGCTGGCAATGGATGTTCATTCTCGAAGCGGTGCCGGCAATTGTGCTCGGCCTCATCGTGCTGGTGTATCTGGATGACGGTATCCGTTCGGCAAAATGGCTCAAGGAATCGGAAAAACGCTTCCTGGAAGAACGCATTGAAAGCGACGACAAGGCCAAGGTTGCGCATCCTTCCTTGCGTGCCGTATTTGCCGATCGCCGCGTATGGGTCATGGCCTTCATCTATTTTTGCTGCGTGATGGGCCAGTACGGCCTGACGTTCTGGATGCCAACACTGATCAAGACGGCTGGCGTCAAGGGCTTGTTCAACATCGGCCTGTTCACCGCCATCCCCTACTCGGCTGCGGTAATCGCCATGTTGGTGCTGGGTCGCAGTTCGGACAAGCATCGTGAACGCCGCTGGCATCTGGTCGTGCCGATGCTGTTGGGCGCAGCCGGATTGATTGGCAGCGCGCTGGCCGGCACCAGCAACACCGAGGTAGCCATCCTGTGCCTGACCATTGCCGCCGCAGGCGTATTGGCTTCCGCACCGCTGTTCTGGAGTTTGCCAACGGCCTTCCTCAACGGCGTTGCTGCCGCTGCCGGGATCGCCGCGATTAATTCGGTGGGTAACCTGGCCGGTTTTGCCAGCCCTTATCTGATCGGGACGATCAAGGACATGACGCAATCGACCGACATCGCCATGTATGTGCTGGCAGCGGTGCTGGTGCTGGGTTCCATCGTCGTGCTGCGCGTACCGGCCAAGCTGGTCAATCGCTAA
- a CDS encoding FadR/GntR family transcriptional regulator — protein MKQAAMKFSLPDLDTAPGSFASGTLASRVADKLLRQIRSDGLKPGTRLPSEQSMASHFGVSRTVVREAIALLKADGILSARKGSGTFFCQTESNAADRENSGDALTEQSVQSLLNLIEVRRGLESETAALAAVRRTPGQLAEIEHALRRIEEAVATGVSGVEEDVHFHLSIAEATGNPYWVKFLGMFGHATRSAIKVTRANEARREDFSRQVRSEHEKIVSAIAAGDPEQARLAAAEHMLQAAARVRQADHEFWRGDGGELARKLVQDSLISSAGKVSPEKP, from the coding sequence ATGAAACAAGCCGCGATGAAGTTTTCTCTCCCCGACCTTGATACCGCTCCCGGCAGCTTTGCCAGCGGCACGCTGGCTTCGCGCGTCGCTGACAAGCTGTTGCGCCAAATCCGCAGCGACGGACTCAAGCCGGGTACGCGGCTGCCTTCGGAACAATCGATGGCGTCGCACTTCGGCGTCAGCCGCACTGTGGTGAGAGAAGCGATTGCCTTGCTCAAGGCCGACGGCATCCTCAGCGCGCGCAAGGGCAGTGGCACATTCTTTTGTCAGACGGAAAGCAATGCTGCCGATAGGGAAAATTCAGGCGATGCGCTGACTGAACAATCGGTGCAGTCGCTGCTCAATCTGATTGAAGTGCGACGCGGGCTGGAATCCGAAACCGCCGCGCTGGCCGCAGTACGACGTACTCCCGGACAACTGGCCGAAATCGAACACGCGCTGCGCCGCATCGAAGAAGCCGTCGCTACGGGTGTGAGCGGGGTCGAAGAAGACGTGCATTTCCATCTCAGCATTGCCGAAGCGACTGGCAATCCTTACTGGGTCAAATTCCTCGGCATGTTCGGGCACGCAACCCGCTCGGCCATCAAGGTGACTCGCGCCAATGAAGCACGACGCGAAGATTTCTCGCGTCAGGTGCGGTCAGAGCATGAAAAAATCGTCAGCGCCATTGCCGCCGGCGATCCCGAACAGGCGCGTCTGGCCGCCGCTGAACACATGCTGCAAGCGGCCGCCCGCGTGCGTCAGGCCGACCACGAATTCTGGCGCGGCGACGGCGGCGAGCTGGCGCGCAAGCTGGTGCAAGATTCCCTCATCTCGTCGGCCGGAAAAGTTTCGCCAGAAAAACCCTAA